A window of the Candidatus Saccharibacteria bacterium oral taxon 488 genome harbors these coding sequences:
- a CDS encoding valine--tRNA ligase, with protein MQLAKQYTPNDYEPNIYAMWETSGALEPTGTGRPYSIVMPPPNANGNLHIGHALDMNLKDIMIRYHRMKGDDAVFIPGADHAGFETWVVYEKELAKRGKSRFDFSREQLYDQVWKFVEEKRGNMELQLRALGVSASWQHLTFTLDDKVIATVYETFKKMWDDGLVYRGERIVNYCTKHQTSFADIEVEHKNEKGKLWQIAYPTLDKIGEIVVATTRPETMLGDVAVAVHPDDERYKHLIGTRILLPITDEEIPIIADEYVDMDYGTGAVKITPAHDPNDFEMAQRHNLPLKQIISQEGKMVNVPPQFLGLTPAEARTRVLAALESLELRRGETDIEHAVGHCYKCGSVIEPMVKEQWFIKMQPLAQPAIEALEREEITFYPAAKRKELIAYLKQLKDWNISRQIPWGIPIPAFVNESDPRDWIFNIHTDERKIVVNGTTYIREEDTFDTWFSSGQWPYIVTDYLNGGELAKYFPTSLMETGMDIMRAWVARMIMLSLYRTGKLPFKDVYLHGMVNDEHNQKMSKSKGNVINPMELVSEFGSDATRMGIIAGRAPAQHQAFNKGAVIAARNFCNKLWNIARFVEAQIGDEHQIVDLELQTPADHWIIRQLNDAANNIAVRLEQYRFSEAADTVYHAIWDDLADWYIESSKTAINRPLLSWALATSLKIAHPFAPFVTETIWQTLNYTDGILMRDHWPTPEKFDPIAAEQFEQLKTLVAEGRWVIAELPGNKKYRLLYGNDSLIADNQDTIKHLMRLESIAHTDQPRGLRLAAANREAWLDIDEKTLYQHQTDLEVRLNEARRALSNLQARLDNSTYVEKAPAYLVEETRQQLAEQEKLIQRFISELEVISSR; from the coding sequence ATGCAACTAGCCAAACAATACACCCCAAACGATTACGAACCAAACATTTATGCCATGTGGGAAACCAGCGGCGCATTAGAGCCGACTGGCACCGGCAGACCGTACTCCATCGTCATGCCGCCGCCCAACGCCAATGGTAACTTGCACATTGGCCATGCCCTGGACATGAATTTGAAGGATATTATGATTCGCTATCACCGCATGAAAGGCGATGATGCAGTATTTATTCCTGGGGCAGACCATGCTGGCTTTGAGACGTGGGTAGTTTATGAAAAAGAGCTAGCCAAACGGGGAAAAAGCCGCTTTGACTTTTCACGTGAACAACTATACGACCAGGTTTGGAAGTTTGTGGAAGAAAAACGCGGCAACATGGAATTGCAGCTGCGAGCTCTAGGCGTCAGCGCCTCTTGGCAGCATTTGACCTTTACGCTGGACGATAAAGTCATCGCTACAGTGTACGAGACGTTCAAAAAGATGTGGGATGACGGACTAGTTTACCGCGGTGAGCGGATCGTTAATTATTGCACCAAACACCAAACCAGCTTCGCCGACATTGAAGTTGAGCATAAAAATGAAAAAGGGAAGTTGTGGCAAATTGCTTACCCGACACTGGATAAAATCGGCGAAATCGTAGTCGCCACCACGCGGCCAGAAACTATGTTGGGCGACGTAGCAGTAGCCGTTCACCCGGATGACGAGCGTTACAAACATCTCATCGGCACGCGAATTTTATTGCCAATCACCGACGAGGAAATCCCGATTATCGCTGACGAGTACGTCGATATGGACTATGGCACTGGCGCAGTGAAAATTACACCGGCACACGACCCGAACGACTTCGAGATGGCCCAGCGCCACAACCTGCCGCTCAAACAAATCATCAGCCAAGAAGGCAAGATGGTCAACGTACCGCCACAATTCCTAGGCCTGACGCCGGCAGAAGCCCGCACTCGCGTGTTGGCGGCCTTGGAATCATTGGAGCTGCGCCGCGGCGAAACAGACATTGAACATGCCGTCGGACATTGTTACAAATGCGGCAGCGTCATCGAGCCGATGGTTAAGGAGCAGTGGTTTATTAAAATGCAGCCGTTGGCTCAGCCAGCCATTGAAGCCTTAGAGAGGGAAGAGATTACCTTTTATCCAGCTGCCAAGCGCAAAGAGCTCATCGCTTATCTCAAGCAATTGAAAGATTGGAATATCTCCCGGCAAATCCCGTGGGGCATCCCGATTCCCGCATTCGTCAATGAAAGCGACCCGCGCGATTGGATATTCAACATCCACACTGACGAACGAAAGATAGTTGTAAATGGTACAACATATATCAGGGAAGAGGACACCTTTGACACCTGGTTTTCGTCTGGACAGTGGCCGTACATCGTTACCGATTACCTAAACGGCGGGGAACTAGCCAAATATTTCCCAACCAGCCTGATGGAAACTGGCATGGACATTATGCGAGCGTGGGTAGCGCGCATGATTATGCTCAGCCTGTACCGCACCGGCAAACTACCGTTCAAGGATGTTTATCTGCACGGTATGGTCAATGATGAGCACAATCAAAAAATGTCCAAATCCAAGGGCAATGTCATCAATCCAATGGAATTAGTCTCAGAATTTGGCTCGGACGCCACTCGCATGGGCATCATCGCTGGCCGCGCGCCGGCCCAGCACCAAGCCTTCAACAAGGGCGCGGTCATCGCTGCTCGTAATTTCTGTAATAAGCTGTGGAATATCGCACGCTTCGTCGAGGCGCAAATCGGCGACGAACACCAAATCGTTGACCTGGAGCTGCAGACGCCAGCCGACCACTGGATTATCCGCCAGCTGAACGACGCCGCCAATAACATCGCCGTCCGCTTGGAGCAATACCGCTTTTCTGAAGCCGCGGACACAGTCTATCACGCTATTTGGGACGACCTAGCCGATTGGTATATCGAATCGTCAAAAACCGCTATCAACCGCCCATTACTGTCATGGGCGCTGGCAACTAGCCTGAAAATCGCTCATCCATTCGCGCCATTCGTCACCGAGACGATTTGGCAGACGCTTAATTACACCGACGGCATTTTAATGCGCGACCACTGGCCGACCCCAGAAAAGTTCGACCCTATCGCTGCTGAGCAGTTTGAGCAGCTGAAGACGCTGGTCGCCGAAGGCCGCTGGGTAATCGCTGAGCTGCCGGGCAACAAGAAATACCGCTTGTTATACGGTAATGACAGCCTCATCGCTGATAATCAAGACACCATAAAACACCTCATGCGTCTGGAGTCAATTGCACACACCGACCAGCCGCGGGGCCTTAGGCTCGCGGCAGCAAACAGAGAAGCGTGGCTGGATATTGACGAGAAGACGCTCTATCAGCACCAGACCGATCTGGAAGTGCGGCTAAACGAAGCGCGACGAGCCCTGTCAAACCTCCAGGCACGACTAGATAACTCAACCTATGTCGAAAAGGCACCAGCTTATCTCGTTGAGGAAACTCGCCAACAGCTAGCTGAGCAAGAAAAGCTCATCCAGCGCTTTATCAGCGAACTCGAAGTCATCAGCTCACGCTAA
- a CDS encoding tRNA (adenosine(37)-N6)-threonylcarbamoyltransferase complex transferase subunit TsaD, with the protein MRILGIESSCDETAAAVVEDGERLLSNVVNSQIDIHAEYGGVIPEIAARSHLEVINPVIKKALSDADCTWDDIDAIAVTYAPGLIGSLLIGTLAARTLAIIHDKPLYKIHHVEAHVYANFITEQKKRGSKHAKLLELTTSAQTREASLSDSLRDEDCLSKASPAVAKESDEKASRRAEAVVNSSDLALSLPHHQPTFPLLALIVSGGHSQLVLFQNHGDYQLIGQTQDDAVGEAFDKAAKIIGLPYPGGPAIAKAAELGDPHAFHLPIAKLDGEYDFSFSGLKTAVLRTVQREVGKDFTFPSHELPRLVNDKLRHNMAASFQYTAVKTLVDKTKKAYDNFQPASVVIAGGVAANQELRRQLRRALPITIEYAPIQLCTDNAAMIAALGYFRAHIDQPADPYDLEVQPSLSMTAS; encoded by the coding sequence ATGAGGATTTTGGGAATCGAGTCCAGCTGCGACGAAACAGCGGCGGCGGTCGTTGAAGACGGCGAACGCTTGCTTTCTAATGTGGTCAATTCCCAAATCGACATCCATGCCGAATACGGCGGCGTCATCCCGGAGATTGCCGCCCGCAGCCATCTGGAGGTTATTAACCCGGTCATCAAAAAAGCCCTGTCCGACGCTGATTGCACTTGGGACGATATCGACGCCATCGCCGTCACCTACGCGCCCGGGCTGATCGGCTCGCTGCTCATCGGCACGCTCGCTGCCCGCACCCTCGCCATCATTCACGATAAACCGCTTTACAAGATACACCATGTCGAGGCGCATGTGTATGCTAATTTTATCACCGAACAGAAAAAGAGAGGCTCAAAACATGCCAAATTGCTGGAATTAACAACATCTGCACAAACCCGAGAGGCGAGCTTGTCAGATTCCTTGCGAGACGAGGACTGTTTGAGCAAAGCGAGTCCCGCAGTCGCCAAAGAATCTGACGAGAAAGCATCTCGGCGTGCGGAAGCCGTTGTTAATTCTAGCGATTTGGCGCTGTCTTTACCACACCATCAACCCACCTTCCCCCTCCTCGCCCTCATCGTCTCTGGCGGACACTCGCAGCTTGTCCTATTCCAAAATCACGGCGACTACCAACTAATCGGCCAAACCCAGGACGACGCCGTCGGCGAGGCGTTCGACAAGGCCGCTAAAATCATTGGCCTGCCCTACCCTGGCGGCCCTGCCATCGCCAAAGCAGCCGAGCTCGGCGATCCCCACGCTTTTCACCTGCCCATCGCCAAGCTTGATGGCGAGTACGATTTTTCCTTCTCTGGCCTCAAGACAGCCGTTCTGAGGACCGTTCAGCGCGAGGTGGGCAAAGACTTCACCTTTCCGTCGCACGAGCTTCCAAGGCTGGTAAACGATAAACTGAGGCATAATATGGCAGCCAGTTTCCAATACACCGCCGTTAAAACCCTGGTCGATAAGACTAAAAAAGCCTATGACAATTTCCAGCCCGCTTCCGTCGTCATCGCCGGCGGCGTCGCCGCCAACCAAGAATTACGCCGCCAGCTGCGCCGGGCCTTGCCCATCACCATCGAGTATGCACCGATCCAGCTCTGCACCGACAACGCTGCCATGATCGCCGCGCTCGGCTATTTCCGCGCCCACATCGACCAGCCCGCCGACCCGTACGACCTGGAAGTCCAGCCAAGTTTATCAATGACAGCAAGCTAA
- a CDS encoding peptidoglycan bridge formation glycyltransferase FemA/FemB family protein produces the protein MNQHFLQSTAWQAFQESLGRTTFRDSGPGWEYLAVLERSTGNSRLYCPYGPAADDEHSLAAALNSLTQLGKTHRATFLRVEPTNPNFTTHLKSHGWKKVTYQKLQPEHSHVIDLTQPQDQLIAHMAQPVRNVYRNYHKKGVAVHRSTDPHDIDILLKFVHQVARQRGITPHPDSYFRQQATTLFPLGAATLYYAALDDQPIAAALFYHSSDTLYYAHAGASSDPAHRKLNAGTALLAEAIIDAQQRGLTKADLYGIAPDGADKNHPWAGFTKFKRSFGGHDITFAGAWDLPLQRSRYWLYRAYQALR, from the coding sequence ATGAACCAACATTTTTTACAATCAACCGCCTGGCAAGCCTTTCAAGAGTCACTCGGCCGCACCACCTTTCGCGATAGCGGCCCGGGTTGGGAATATCTGGCTGTTTTGGAGCGCAGCACCGGCAATTCCCGCCTGTATTGCCCGTACGGCCCGGCTGCCGATGATGAACATTCGCTAGCGGCAGCCCTTAATTCCTTAACTCAACTTGGCAAAACACACCGCGCTACCTTCCTGCGCGTTGAGCCAACCAACCCTAACTTTACCACGCATCTCAAATCTCACGGCTGGAAAAAGGTCACCTACCAAAAACTCCAGCCCGAGCATTCGCACGTCATCGACCTGACCCAGCCGCAAGACCAGCTGATCGCCCATATGGCGCAGCCAGTTCGTAATGTGTACCGCAATTATCATAAAAAAGGTGTCGCCGTCCACCGCTCGACCGACCCGCACGACATTGATATCTTACTGAAATTTGTCCACCAAGTCGCCCGGCAGCGCGGCATTACGCCGCACCCTGATAGTTATTTTCGACAGCAAGCAACCACCCTCTTCCCACTCGGCGCCGCCACGCTGTACTACGCCGCGCTTGATGATCAGCCCATCGCCGCTGCCCTGTTTTACCACAGCAGCGACACGCTATATTACGCCCACGCTGGCGCCTCGTCAGACCCAGCTCACCGCAAACTTAACGCTGGCACTGCCCTGCTGGCCGAGGCAATCATTGACGCTCAGCAGCGCGGATTAACCAAAGCCGACCTCTACGGCATTGCCCCCGACGGCGCCGACAAAAACCATCCATGGGCTGGCTTCACCAAATTCAAACGCTCATTTGGCGGACACGACATCACCTTTGCTGGCGCTTGGGATTTGCCATTACAGCGCAGTCGCTACTGGCTGTACCGCGCCTACCAAGCGCTGCGTTAA
- a CDS encoding Hsp20/alpha crystallin family protein, translated as MARKNDDLLIEDELTAAFLNDDLANDAPQPAAPAAAPATAAPTPDDDWEDEADDLMGQLAVDVFESETELIIKARTAGVDRNDLDVSISDGILTISGTLSSGDETDVKNWHIQECYWGEFSRTLALPVAVNEEGVKAELKDGVLTITFEKIKQERAKKIQVL; from the coding sequence ATGGCACGCAAAAATGACGATTTGTTAATTGAGGATGAGCTAACTGCAGCTTTCTTGAATGATGATCTGGCTAATGACGCGCCGCAACCAGCCGCACCCGCAGCAGCACCGGCTACCGCAGCGCCCACCCCTGATGATGATTGGGAGGACGAAGCAGATGATTTGATGGGGCAGCTGGCAGTCGATGTGTTTGAATCAGAAACCGAACTTATTATCAAAGCCCGGACGGCTGGTGTTGATCGTAACGACCTAGATGTCAGCATCTCGGACGGCATCCTCACGATCAGCGGCACCCTATCAAGCGGCGACGAGACCGATGTCAAGAACTGGCATATCCAAGAATGCTACTGGGGCGAATTTAGCCGTACCCTGGCGCTGCCCGTCGCGGTCAACGAAGAAGGCGTCAAGGCCGAACTCAAAGATGGCGTGCTCACCATCACTTTTGAGAAAATTAAACAAGAACGTGCCAAGAAAATCCAGGTTCTCTAA
- a CDS encoding SGNH/GDSL hydrolase family protein: protein MRERLETLAKRGVATIVALASLALSASSHPNISPEQAKHTYVVGMGDSVASGAGLGNYDDTTTECRRSPEAYARQLKAFGIPSDNITLVACRGAGPEHISGQQFDDQPPQINALGPETDIVTLTLGANMIDLNVVFDACLHERCGTRSEMYIDVFRRLYSDEYRQSLEQAYRSILEHAPNAQLYINLYTTPIQPCDICPTIINNDTDHFVASFIETVNQAIRDVVAGMHEPRITLVEPPKNVDACATFGLGVVTGGDDVGHPTTHVHHQIAKATAEAILHDNNALPKART from the coding sequence ATGAGAGAAAGATTAGAAACATTAGCCAAACGGGGGGTCGCTACGATAGTGGCCCTCGCTTCATTAGCGCTATCAGCGTCCAGCCACCCAAACATCTCGCCCGAGCAAGCAAAGCACACCTACGTCGTCGGCATGGGTGATTCAGTCGCCAGCGGGGCAGGGCTGGGAAATTACGACGACACAACAACGGAGTGCCGGCGCTCACCCGAAGCTTATGCGCGGCAACTCAAAGCGTTTGGCATTCCTTCAGATAACATTACCCTCGTGGCCTGTCGTGGCGCCGGGCCAGAGCATATCTCCGGCCAGCAGTTTGACGACCAGCCACCGCAAATCAATGCCCTTGGCCCTGAAACCGATATTGTTACGCTGACGCTTGGCGCAAACATGATTGACCTTAACGTAGTGTTCGACGCCTGCCTGCACGAACGGTGTGGTACGCGCAGCGAGATGTATATCGACGTCTTTCGCCGACTGTACTCGGACGAATATCGTCAGTCGCTTGAGCAAGCCTACCGCTCTATCCTTGAACATGCCCCCAACGCCCAGCTATACATCAACCTCTATACCACACCCATTCAGCCATGCGACATCTGTCCAACGATTATCAATAACGATACCGATCATTTTGTCGCCAGCTTTATCGAGACGGTCAATCAAGCTATCCGCGACGTTGTGGCTGGCATGCACGAACCGCGGATCACCTTGGTCGAGCCGCCAAAGAACGTCGATGCTTGCGCCACGTTTGGTCTTGGTGTGGTAACTGGAGGTGACGACGTGGGCCATCCGACCACCCATGTCCACCACCAAATCGCCAAGGCAACCGCCGAAGCCATCTTGCATGATAATAACGCCCTACCGAAAGCGCGCACATGA
- a CDS encoding UDP-N-acetylmuramoyl-L-alanyl-D-glutamate--2,6-diaminopimelate ligase, whose amino-acid sequence MKATLVKFVRKVLPGGMLRRLENGYRRLRVKLVSARYGNPSKHLRVIAVTGTNGKTTTSCYINEILKEAHFTTAMFTTAVIEVAGERKLNDLNATVASTARMQRFFRDARRANADYVVLEVTSHALDQHKLDGVPIEAAVMTNLTQDHLDYHKTMEEYAAAKSKLFQLRPRFIVLNRDDEWYDYFNQFVASEQKMTYGRSAEAEAKITHVKLYRKGTEADVVLDHQTHLELATNLPGEFNVMNMTAATTLAYLLGVKLEDIQEGVANVEAVPGRFERAVEGLGYDVIVDYAHTPDALEKLLAAARGITKQRVILVFGACGDRDQGKRPIMGEIAARGADRIFLTDEESYNEDPEQIRRMLMEGIERGRGDAKTTEIADRRQAIERALGCAKKGDMVLITGMGHEQYRIVNGQRLPWNDGQVVREIVGQERAA is encoded by the coding sequence ATGAAAGCCACATTGGTGAAATTTGTGAGGAAGGTGCTGCCGGGCGGGATGCTGCGGCGGTTAGAAAATGGGTATCGGCGGTTGCGTGTCAAGCTGGTTAGCGCGCGGTATGGTAATCCGTCAAAGCACCTCAGGGTGATCGCGGTGACGGGGACAAATGGCAAGACGACAACGTCGTGCTATATCAATGAGATTTTGAAAGAAGCTCATTTCACGACCGCGATGTTTACCACAGCGGTGATCGAGGTGGCGGGTGAGCGAAAACTTAACGACCTCAATGCCACGGTGGCGAGTACGGCGCGGATGCAGCGGTTTTTCCGCGACGCCAGGCGGGCGAACGCTGACTACGTGGTGCTGGAGGTGACGAGTCATGCGCTGGATCAGCACAAGCTGGACGGCGTGCCGATCGAGGCGGCAGTGATGACGAATCTGACGCAGGATCACCTCGACTATCACAAGACAATGGAAGAGTACGCAGCGGCCAAGAGCAAACTATTTCAGCTGCGCCCACGGTTTATCGTGCTCAACCGCGATGATGAGTGGTATGACTATTTCAATCAGTTTGTCGCCAGCGAGCAAAAGATGACGTACGGTCGAAGCGCGGAGGCTGAGGCAAAAATTACCCACGTCAAGTTATACCGCAAGGGCACCGAGGCTGATGTGGTGCTGGATCATCAGACACACTTGGAGCTAGCGACGAATCTGCCGGGCGAGTTCAACGTGATGAATATGACGGCCGCGACGACGCTGGCGTATTTATTGGGCGTCAAGCTGGAGGACATCCAGGAAGGCGTAGCCAATGTCGAAGCGGTGCCAGGGCGGTTTGAGCGAGCGGTTGAGGGGCTAGGCTATGACGTGATCGTTGATTATGCTCATACGCCGGATGCGCTGGAAAAACTGTTGGCGGCGGCCCGCGGCATCACCAAGCAGCGGGTGATCTTGGTGTTCGGGGCGTGTGGTGATCGTGATCAGGGCAAGCGGCCGATTATGGGCGAGATCGCGGCGCGTGGGGCGGATCGGATTTTCCTGACTGACGAGGAGAGCTATAACGAAGATCCGGAGCAAATTCGACGGATGTTGATGGAGGGAATTGAGCGCGGTCGCGGCGACGCGAAAACGACGGAGATTGCCGACCGGCGCCAGGCAATTGAGCGGGCGCTTGGCTGTGCCAAGAAGGGCGATATGGTGCTGATCACCGGCATGGGCCACGAGCAATATCGGATCGTCAATGGTCAGCGGCTGCCGTGGAATGATGGCCAGGTGGTACGCGAGATCGTTGGTCAGGAACGGGCGGCGTGA
- a CDS encoding ComF family protein: protein MPIDTLLSYIAPHYCYGCGATGSLLCRSCLEAVKRSRHQVCVICGQPCASGNVCRRHALPYEALDCVLWRRGAVARLIDDYKFHRVRAASGVLARLLDELLPEYDASTVVVPVPTAPANIRKRGYDHMLLVARQFARRRGLRVERPLVRQTNVTQHYAHSAAERRKQAQQFFRARGARADVPYLILDDIFTTGSTIAAAAQTLQVAGARDIRVGIVARHRNDKKATTKTPPRPSRDDTNHPERSLGRGTAARRE from the coding sequence ATGCCTATTGATACGCTATTATCATATATCGCGCCGCATTATTGTTATGGTTGTGGTGCGACTGGCTCGCTTTTGTGTCGGTCGTGTCTTGAGGCGGTGAAGCGGAGCCGCCATCAGGTCTGTGTGATTTGTGGACAGCCGTGCGCCAGTGGCAATGTGTGTCGGCGACATGCCCTGCCCTACGAGGCGCTCGACTGTGTGCTGTGGCGGCGAGGTGCGGTGGCGCGGCTGATTGATGATTATAAGTTTCACCGCGTACGTGCCGCCAGTGGGGTGTTGGCTAGACTCCTAGACGAATTGCTTCCAGAATACGACGCCTCGACGGTGGTTGTACCGGTGCCGACGGCCCCTGCCAATATTCGTAAGCGCGGCTATGATCATATGTTGCTGGTTGCTCGGCAATTTGCCCGGCGGCGGGGACTGAGGGTCGAGCGACCCTTGGTCAGACAGACGAATGTGACGCAGCATTATGCTCACTCGGCGGCTGAGCGTCGAAAGCAGGCACAGCAGTTTTTCCGGGCGCGTGGCGCTCGGGCTGATGTTCCCTATCTGATCTTGGATGATATTTTCACCACTGGCTCAACGATTGCAGCGGCAGCCCAAACGCTACAAGTGGCTGGTGCGCGGGACATTCGCGTGGGGATTGTCGCTCGCCATAGGAACGATAAAAAGGCTACTACAAAGACGCCGCCACGTCCTAGTCGTGATGATACGAACCACCCCGAGCGATCTCTTGGGCGCGGTACAGCTGCTCGGCGAGAATGA